DNA from Fibrobacter sp. UWB15:
AGCAAGCCATCTTCGAGCAGATGTCCGCTCTGCTCCCGAACGCCATCAAGTCTTTGACCAAGAGCCAGCAGGAATACTATAGTAAGTGGTATTACGTCGCCGTCCGCGAGGCTCTGTCCGTCTTGAATGTCGGCCCGAAGAATATCCAGGAACTGGCTTTGTTCCTGAACCCCCGCATTACGCTGCCGCAGGCAAAGCAGGCTATCCAACTGCTCTTGTCGATGCAGTTGATCGAACTTGACGAAAAGGGTTTTTACCGTTCGGTGAACAAGGCTATCTTTAGCGGTTCCGAAATCGCGCCCTTGTTTGTCCATCAGTTCCAGAAGCAGATGATGGACCTAGGCAAAGACGCCTTGGACCATTACAGCACCGAACGCAGAAATGTATCTTGTATGACGATGAGTGTTTCTGCCGAAGGCCTGGAACGCATTATCAGCAAGATTGACTTGTTCCGCAAAGAAGTGGTCGACATCGTTCGATCGGACGAAGGTGAAACCATGGTGTGCCAGATGAATATCCAGTTTTTCCCGCTCAGTAAGGAAAAGGTGGATCTGCCGCCAGAAACCGAGGAGGAAAAATGAGCAAGAAATTTTCTTTGCTAGCATGCCTAGCCTCGTTTGCGGTTGCCTTTATTGCGTGCAGTAACGAAAAGGTTGCCGGTACGGTGACCGATACGGGAAATACGGTTACTGCCGACGCCCAGGTGACGGGTGTGGTTCTTCGTGTAGATGGATCTCCTGCATCGGATGCCATGGTCCGTATGGCTCGCATGGCCGTTTACGATTCCGTGCTGCATGTTCCTGAACAAATTGAAGTGCTGACGGACTCTGCCGGTGTATATGCATTTGATTCGGCTCTGTCCGACACGTTCCAACTTGCCGTTATCGATACGTCTGCCGTGGAAGTGTTCTTCTTGCCGCGTACGACCTTGCAGGCCAAGGCCTACGATAGCATTAAGCTTGCTAAGGCCGCCGTTGTTTCGAGTGTGCTCTATTTTGAAGAAGTTGAAGATTCCGCCGTGTCTGTGGGAGGTCACTTTATGACCTGCCTGTCGGGTACGCCCTTCTGCGAAGATGTTTTTGCTGCGGACAGTTTCTATATGCTGGTTCCGGCAGGCAACTGGAGTATGGAAATCTTCCCGGGTGATTCCATGATGGTGGCCCGTATGCAGTCTCTTGGCTTTGATGACAGCCTGATTTACCGCAGCTTGAGCCTGGAACGTATTTACGAAGGCGATACGGTGAGTCCGGGCCCGATCGTGTGGAGCACGACGGCTAAGGCTGATACTCTGATCAAGGAATCCGAAAAAGAGACGAAGAATGTCGCTCGCATTTCAGGAACGGTGCTTTGCAAGGGTGATAAGCCTTGCGCCGGTGTTGAAGTGATGACAATTCGCGATATTTATGGATTCGAATTCGTGGAAGGGGATTCCCTTGAATTTTTGGCACAGACCAAGACCGATAGTTCGGGACGTTGGTGGCTGCCTGTTCCCGATTCCTTGCCGGCAGATTCGTTCCGTTTTGAATTCCGCAGACTGCAGGATGGCGAAAAGACTTTGGTCGGCGTATCCCGCTACCTGACCAAGAAGGATGTCGAAGGCCTGAAGGATACCTTGGATATCGGGAAGTCCAACATGGCGAAGGCTTCGTCTTTGCTGAGCGGTGTGAGACTGGTGGTTGACCGCGAAGATACGACCCAGTCGAACAACTGCATGGTGAATAGCGTGGTGGTGGGTATCAAGGGTACCTCGCATTTTGTGCGTGACATGACCTGCTACATGATGGTCATGGATGGTCTGCCTGCCGGTGAACAACAGGTGGTGCTCTACTCTGGTGATCCGAAGGTGATGGCAAAATTGCGTCAGTCGGCAACTCCGACGCAGTTCTACGTGACATTTACGCCAGTGTCGCTCCCCGAAGGGAATACTTTGGAGCAGCAGTGGATGACTTACACTCCGCCTAATCAAAATATTTTTAAATAACCCCTTGCCGAAGTGAATTTCTTTTACTAACTTTGGGGGCGCATTGAGCTATGGTGTAATGGTAGCACAACAGATTCTGACTCTGTTTGTCTAGGTTCGAATCCTGGTAGCTCAACGAATAACTCTTTGCTCATACCCCTGAGCAGAGAGTTTTTTATTTTTGGAACATGGAATTTTTCGATTACTACGAGAAGCTTTTTGGCGAACGATGGCCTGCCTTGCTGGAATCCCTGAAAGGTGAAGGGTGCGCGGTAGAGCTGCGTTTTGGCGATGGTTTGGAACCGTATTTTTTGGATGATGCTTCTGTTTTTGCGGCGAAAGCGCTAGGTGTTGAGCCTGGTGACGATGTGCTGGATATGTGTGCTGCCCCGGGTGGAAAAACGCTCGTGATTGCGTCTCTGCTTAAAGGCGAAGGATCCTTACAAAGTAACGACCGCTCGCCGGATCGCCGCTTAAGGCTTCAGCGCGTGATTGAAAATTCCTTACCCGAAAGTTGGCGTTCCGTCATCAAGGTGACTGGTTATGACGGCGTGAAGTTTGGGCTCCATAAAAAAGAATGCTTTGATAAGATTCTGCTGGACGCACCTTGTTCTTCGGACAGGCATGTGCTGAATTCGCCTACTCATTTGGAAGTGTGGTCTGCAAAACGGGTGAAACGGCTTTCTGTAGAGCAGGGGGCGCTCCTGGCTTCGGCTGTAGATGCTTTAAAACCGGGCGGAACTGTTGTCTATGGAACTTGTGCGCTGTCGCCTATGGAAAATGACGATGTTGTCAAGAAAATTTTGAAGAAGCGACCCGCCATGCGTTTCGAAAGAATCGAGGATCTGTTGCCAGGCGCCGACCGCACCGAATTTGGCGTACATATTCTGCCGGACCACTCGCAGGGCCGCGGCCCTATTTACTGTGCAAAGCTCGTGAAAGAAAAATAGCGTTTTTTTAGAGACTTTCCCGATTTTTTTATTTATCTTTACAATATGTTTAAGCGAATCGTTTTTTCGTCGTTTTTCGCGTTGGCAAGCGTTTTCGCATTTGCCGACGATGCTGTGACTGAACAACCTGCTCCGCAGGTCGAGTCTTCTTCCTCGGAGGCCTCGTCTTCTTCTGCGGTGGTGTCTTCTTCGTCGGAAGAACCTGAAGGTCCCAAATTCCGCGAGGTTCCTGTTCGCTACTGGGTGAACGGGGATTCTGTAGAACTGGAAGCGATTTTTGTCAAAATCGAAAATGACACGGTTTACTTGAAAAAGCCGACCGAAGCTGAGCTCAAGCATATCGAACATATTACCGATCAGCAGGCGATTGCCTTGCAAGAAAGCAACGGTCAGGAAGTCGAGCAGACTGAAGACGAAAACGAAGAAGTCGATTTGAATGCGAAACCCGCTGAAATCATTATGACGGATGCTATCAAGGATTCCATGGCGGCTCAGTCTGATACGACGAAGGTTGAGGTAGCGCCGGTAGACGATGGCGCCGATGACGATTTGGAAACGGCGCTTCAAAAAGAAGACAAACGCGTGAAAATGGAAGAAATCGCGAAGGTGGAACAAGAAATCCGCGAACGCGAAATCCAAGATAGTATTGCCGCCGCAAAAAAGAATCCTTATATCAAAATTTTCAGGTTTGAACTGAAGCGTCTTTACAACATGGAAGACGAGGTGATGATTGACCTGTCCCTTTCGAACTATGTGGTTCCTGAAAAGAGAGTCGTTGAAGAAACGATTGAACTTTATCCGCCGGGAAATGCCAACTTGCTGGTGGTTTCGGAACCGGCTGCGTGCTCGCTGTTTGTGAACGGAATCCCCTTGAAGCAGGTGGCTCCCGATACCATTAGAAATATCAAGCCGGGCAAGTACACCATTTCTGTAATGAAGGTCTTGAAGGACGTGGAATGGTGGGGGTCCGCTGTGGTGCGCATCAATGCCGACAGCGTAAACAAGGTGACTATTCCTGTTCTGCGTCCCTCGACCCGTTTGACGCTGAACTCCAACCCTGAAGCGGCTGAAGTTTACGTGGGTGAGGCTCCGTCTTTGAACAAGATGCCGCACTACATGACCGACATGATTGTAGATAACGTAAAACCGCAGGTGAGGACGACTGTCTACTTTAGAAAGGTGGGGTACCGCGATACTTCCGTGACCACTGAAATCAAACCCTACATGCCGAACCTTGTGTACGTGGACATGACGCCTGTGCTGGACGATCTTGAATTTATCGAAGGCCAGAATGCTTTTAACAAGGAACGTGGCTTAAGGCGCATCGGTCGCGGGCTTTTGTGGAGTTCCATTGTCCCGATTATTGCCGGTGGTGTCATGTGGTACCTGGCAGAACGGGATTGGAGCAAGGCTGCCGACAAGAAGCATGCCTATGAACGTTTGTCTGCATTCGATAGTGACGACACCCGA
Protein-coding regions in this window:
- a CDS encoding TIGR02147 family protein; this translates as MNVYAYYNYRKFLQDYYDYRKSVQRYFSYRSFAKKAGYSSSGFYLDLVRGRKSLTPQMLPKFIAALGLNEKEGRYFTLMVDFTHATTPASKQAIFEQMSALLPNAIKSLTKSQQEYYSKWYYVAVREALSVLNVGPKNIQELALFLNPRITLPQAKQAIQLLLSMQLIELDEKGFYRSVNKAIFSGSEIAPLFVHQFQKQMMDLGKDALDHYSTERRNVSCMTMSVSAEGLERIISKIDLFRKEVVDIVRSDEGETMVCQMNIQFFPLSKEKVDLPPETEEEK
- a CDS encoding RNA methyltransferase, which translates into the protein MEFFDYYEKLFGERWPALLESLKGEGCAVELRFGDGLEPYFLDDASVFAAKALGVEPGDDVLDMCAAPGGKTLVIASLLKGEGSLQSNDRSPDRRLRLQRVIENSLPESWRSVIKVTGYDGVKFGLHKKECFDKILLDAPCSSDRHVLNSPTHLEVWSAKRVKRLSVEQGALLASAVDALKPGGTVVYGTCALSPMENDDVVKKILKKRPAMRFERIEDLLPGADRTEFGVHILPDHSQGRGPIYCAKLVKEK